A genomic stretch from Chaetodon auriga isolate fChaAug3 chromosome 17, fChaAug3.hap1, whole genome shotgun sequence includes:
- the LOC143335010 gene encoding uncharacterized protein LOC143335010, with amino-acid sequence MESKQRFDGVFVKMSKVQMLRALVRQRLTTGERLYSRLYDVQQLLVSQEEDPPEQQDCLDSLDQEEPPELPHIKEEQEELWTNQEADISKFTLSVPVKSEEEADEEKPQSSQLHQRQTEQMKTGSDGEDCGGPGPDRTSDPDRPDTEDKISDSSETDVSDEDWTESREPQSGLNCVMNKMRNADKESFICSECGKNFGHKTNLKRHMRCHTGEKPFSCSFCSKRFSRREHLTAHLRRHSGEKPFSCSVCSSSFSHGWSLDKHMRVHTGEKPFGCSLCTKRFRQRSDLLAHFRIHTGEKPFCCSVCNSSFTQRHTLVQHMRTHTGLRPFVCSVCDKRFSRKGHMTRHMAAHTGEKPFSCSVCGKRFTWQSQFKRHECLNEGGE; translated from the exons ATGGAGAGCAAACAGCGTTTTGACGgagtttttgtgaaaatgtctAAAGTCCAGATGCTGAGAGCGTTGGTGAGGCAGCGACTGACGACAGGAGAGCGACTCTACTCTCGACTTTACG acgtccagcagctgttggtgagtcaagaagaggatcctcctgagcagcaggactgtctggacagtctggaccaggaggagccaccagagctgccacacattaaagaggaacaggaggaactgtGGACCAATCAGGAGGCTGATATCAGTAAGTTCACACTCAGTGTCcctgtgaagagtgaagaagaggctgatgaagagaaacctcagtcctcacagcttcatcagagacaaactgaacagatgaagacaggatctgatggagaggactgtggaggaccagGACCAGACAGGACCTCAGATCCAGATAGACCTGATACTGAAGACAAGATTTCAGATTCCTCTGAGACTGACGTCAGCGATGAGGATTGGACAGAGTCCAGAGAACCTCAGTCAGGTTTAAACTGTGTGATGAATAAGATGAGAAACGCTGACAAAGAATCATTCATCTGCTCTGAATGTGGTAAAAACTTTGGCCACAAGACGAATCTGAAGAGACACATGAGGTGTCACACGGGAGAGAAACCGTTCAGCTGCTCGTTCTGCAGTAAAAGGTTCAGCCGGAGGGAACACCTGACCGCTCACCTGAGACGTCACTCAGGAGAAAAACCCTTCAGCTGCTCggtttgcagcagcagcttcagtcacGGCTGGTCGCTGGACAAACACATGAGGGTCCACACCGGAGAGAAACCCTTCGGCTGCTCTCTGTGCACTAAACGGTTCAGGCAGCGCTCGGATCTGCTCGCACACTTCAGAATCCACACGGGAGAAAAACCTTTTTGCTGCTCGGTCTGTAACTCCAGTTTCACGCAGCGTCACACTTTGGTTCAGCACATGAGGACTCACACTGGACTCAGACCTTTCGTCTGCTCGGTCTGTGACAAGAGATTCTCTCGAAAGGGTCACATGACGCGACACATGGCAGCTCACACCGGAGAGAAACCCTTTAGCTGCAGCGTCTGTGGCAAACGCTTCACTTGGCAGTCGCAGTTTAAGAGACACGAGTGTCTGAACGAGGGCGGCGAATGA
- the LOC143335305 gene encoding uncharacterized protein LOC143335305, whose protein sequence is MSRLHSLKVFVNQRLTAAVDEIFRHFERTITEYEEEIERRHRKLLDVALTPEVKLLRADIQQVLVNCEEVPSERQEWGPSLDHEEPAEPPHIKEEQDELWTNQEGEQRGGLEEVKEEEDDEEAAQSSQLHQSQTEPLDSCADGLDCGGPEPARNSDPDRYFRPVGDDKASNSSDPETEVSDDDCKERREAQAGLMGTMNDVPVSDVKCNVVKKSFICCECGRKFGRKDSLRRHTRFHTGEKPYSCSVCGKRFSQRPNLIRHMRCHSGEKPFSCSFCDTSFAVRSALVNHMRIHTGEKPFSCLYCDKSFTQKGGLKKHMTVHTGEKPYSCPVCDKSFSQKANLTYHFSVHTGQKQFSCSVCDKRFTWQSQVKSHKCVGESSRRSDTALVGDRLMESKQRFDGVFVKMAKVQMLRALVRQRLTAAAEEIFGLFERTIAEYEEELCRSKEENERQRKLLDAVFQPRLRIHRADVQQLLVSEEEDPPEQQDSLDQEEPPELPHIKEEQEELWTNQEADISKFTLSVPVKSEEEVDEEKPQSSQLHQKQTEAEADSDDCGGPGPARTSDPDRPLHPDTDERTEVSSEPETQVSDDDRQTSGARLGLNILRKNRDNSCEKPFCCFECGKRFNQNSNLKTHMRIHTGEKPFSCSVCGKRFGQKVHLQNHLKCHTGEKPFSCLLCSKRFSRYEHLQLHMRTHTGEKPFSCSLCSRRFTWHYQLKNHKCADVSSTSSRTNPADGR, encoded by the exons ATGTCCAGACTTCACAGTCTGAAGGTTTTCGTCAATCAGCGcttgactgctgctgtggacgagattttcagacattttgaaagaaCAATAACGGAGTATGAAGAGGAGATCGAGCGCCGCCATCGGAAGCTGCTGGACGTGGCTCTGACACCTGAAGTCAAGCTGCTGAGAGCAG ACATCCAGCAGGTCTTAGTGAACTGTGAGGAGGTTCCTTCTGAGCGGCAGGAATGGGGCCCAAGTCTGGACCACGAGGAGCCAGCAGAGCCGCCgcacattaaagaggaacaggacGAACTGTGGACCaatcaggagggagagcagcgtggagggctggaggaggtgaaggaggaggaggatgatgaagaggcagctcagtcctcacagcttcatcaaagtcaaactgaacCTTTAGACAGCTGTGCTGATGGGCTGGACTGTGGAGGACCAGAACCAGCCAGGAACTCTGATCCAGATCGTTACTTTCGACCAGTTGGTGACGACAAGGCTTCAAACTCCTCTGACCCTGAGACTGaagtcagtgatgatgattgtAAGGAGAGAAGGGAGGCTCAGGCAGGTTTGATGGGGACAATGAACGACGTCCCTGTGAGTGATGTCAAATGTAATGTTGTCAAAAAGTCATTTATCTGCTGTGAATGTGGGAGAAAGTTTGGTCGAAAGGACAGCCTGCGGAGACACACCAGGTTTCACACGGGAGAGAAACCGTACAGCTGCTCAGTTTGCGGCAAAAGGTTTTCCCAGAGGCCGAACTTAATTCGGCACATGAGGTGTCACTCGGGAGAAAAACCCTTCAGTTGCTCATTTTGTGACACAAGTTTTGCAGTTAGAAGCGCTTTGGTGAACCACATGAGAATCCACACTGGAGAGAAACCCTTCAGTTGCCTGTACTGTGACAAAAGCTTCACACAAAAGGGAGGTCTGAAGAAGCACATGACagtccacacaggagagaaaccgtATAGCTGTCCTGTGTGCGATAAGAGCTTCTCTCAGAAGGCTAATTTGACGTATCACTTCTCCGTGCACACGGGACAGAAACAGTTCAGCTGCAGCGTTTGTGACAAAAGGTTCACTTGGCAGTCACAGGTCAAAAGTCATAAGTGTGTTggggagagcagca GAAGAAGCGACACAGCGCTCGTCGGTGACCGTTTGATGGAGAGCAAACAGCGTTTTGACGGAGTTTTTGTGAAAATGGCTAAAGTCCAGATGCTGAGAGCGTTGGTGAGGCAGCGACTAACTGCGGCCGCTGAGGAGATATTTGGGCTGTTTGAAAGAACGATAGCAGAGTACGAGGAGGAACTCTGTCGTTCAAAAGAGGAGAACGAGCGACAGCGGAAACTACTGGACGCTGTTTTCCAGCCTCGACTTCGGATCCACAGAGCAG acgtccagcagctgttggtgagtgaagaagaggatcctcctgagcagcaggacagtctggaccaggaggagccaccagagctgccacacattaaagaggaacaggaggaactgtGGACCAATCAGGAGGCTGATATCAGTAAGTTCACACTCAGTGTCcctgtgaagagtgaagaagaggttgatgaagagaaacctcagtcctcacagcttcatcagaaacagacagaagctgaggctgatagTGACGACTGCGGAGGACCAGGACCAGCCAGGACCTCAGATCCAGACAGACCTTTACACCCTGACACTGATGAGAGGACTGAAGTCTCCTCTGAACCTGAGACTCAAGTCAGTGATGACGACAGACAGACGTCAGGAGCTCGTTTAGGTTTGAACATtctgagaaaaaacagagataaTTCTTGTGAGAAACCATTTTGCTGCTTTGAATGCGGAAAACGATTTAACCAAAACTCAAATCTGAAGACCCACATGAGAATTCACACCGGAGAGAAACCGTTCAGCTGTTCAGTTTGTGGTAAAAGATTTGGGCAGAAGGTGCATCTGCAGAACCATCTGAAATGTCACACCGGAGAGAAACcgttcagctgtttgctgtgtaGTAAACGGTTTTCTCGGTATGAACATTTACAGCTACACATGAGAACTCACACCGGAGAGAAACcgttcagctgcagcctctgcagccgAAGGTTCACGTGGCATTATCAGCTCAAAAACCACAAGTGTGCTGACGTGTCCTCAACCTCGTCAAGGACAAACCCAGCAGATGGACGCTGA
- the cart4 gene encoding cocaine- and amphetamine-regulated transcript 4, with protein MESVRAVVYLSVCLSVLTSLCQGQRSADNRLPSAPDEPIGGLTTKELAEALQGLLDEADSSVGLSVEKKASVIPRCDIGERCAMKHGPRIGRLCDCLRGTACNTFFLRCY; from the exons ATGGAGAGCGTGCGAGCCGTGGTctacctgtccgtctgtctgtctgtgctgacaTCGCTCTGTCAGGGTCAAAGGTCGGCCGACAACCGCCTGCCGTCTGCACCGGACGAGCCGATCGGCGGACTCACGACCAAAGAGCTG gctgaGGCCCTGCAGGGTCTCCTGGATGAAGCTGACAGCAGCGTCGGTCTCTCTGTGGAGAAGAAAGCCAGCGTCATCCCTCGG TGTGACATCGGCGAGCGCTGTGCGATGAAACACGGCCCTCGGATTGGTCGACTGTGCGACTGTCTGAGAGGAACCGCCTGTAACACCTTCTTCCTGCGCTgctactga